From a region of the Trichoderma atroviride chromosome 6, complete sequence genome:
- a CDS encoding uncharacterized protein (EggNog:ENOG41), whose translation MDPPEIIALGEKYPGLKKVFETGVESDDGREDKLLSFILSHPDLDNLRGSPTKILSVIDDFSANYEFLISIGGHKAGVLSNLIAEEKPQTVVELGGYLGYSAILFADTMRRSNPSQQIRVFSLEFSAEFSSIARQLIELAGLSDIVTVVTGTAEESLGKLHAQGTLTSVDFLFLDHVEDLYPADFKVCEELGLLHKGAVIAADNVVRPGAPEYRKLVRSHPRLQSTGVRGLIQPGDLEDEIEISRVIA comes from the exons ATGGACCCTCCAGAAATCATCGCATTGGGTGAGAAATACCCTGGGTTAAAGAAAGTCTTTGAAACAGGAGTCGAG TCCGACGACGGGCGTGAAGACAAACTGCTCTCCTTCATCCTTTCGCACCCCGATCTTGACAATTTACGAGGCTCTCCCACAAAGATACTCTCAGTCATTGATGATTTCTCGGCCAATTATGAATTCCTTATCAGCATCGGTGGCCACAAGGCTGGGGTTTTATCCAACTTGATCGCCGAGGAAAAGCCCCAAACCGTCGTCGAGCTTGGTGGCTACTTGGGATACTCTGCTATTCTATTTGCGGATACCATGCGCCGCAGTAACCCATCTCAACAGATCCGTGTCTTTAGCCTTGAATTCAGCGCTGAGTTTTCTTCTATTGCTAGACAGTTGATTGAACTTGCAGGGCTCTCCGACATCGTCACCGTTGTCACTGGCACCGCAGAAGAATCTCTTGGCAAATTGCATGCGCAAGGCACCTTGACCAGTGTTGACTTTTTATTCTTGGACCATGTTGAGGATTTATATCCCGCTGACTTCAAAGTCTGCGAGGAGCTAGGTCTCTTGCACAAGGGTGCCGTTATTGCCGCAGACAACGTCGTGCGACCGGGTGCCCCTGAATATCGTAAACTGGTTAGAAGCCACCCAAGATTACAGAGTACTGGGGTGAGAGGTTTAATTCAACCTGGCGATCTCGAG GACGAAATCGAAATCAGCCGCGTCATAGCCTAA
- a CDS encoding uncharacterized protein (TransMembrane:2 (i7-29o104-123i)), whose translation MKTSPRLKAIIGTFFGTGVALIAHAIGMWRDEKSRTATLASRRSRAILASTAFAAGIGELYTNTAAGNASTHIAFTIYTGMRDLMVQSRLRLHNPNTSGIKPDWTHFSIMMFLMTIIAGLVNFGMSTLASPSGQAAWTARSSFTEQLKHAVIRGILNLIGEVGDDFLFQVIPSIRSHFKGVENPHVLRLSLKDVGYQKGYLTNAALGPWAARTGLLATTLALLGIASPCLAHNARLLEGVSDLIVGVTNGPLYEPFANSVSGQPDPVCNPCSSDEESQKQKECSQNDDAASIRSYMHPNIDMTNCAEVKWEESQGHHQPDYTEPYDEKASSFQPQRGGLPKIDECASLQSFASPSPRLVGFCNIETPKNSAIIIDTRNAMRNDWDDEVTASEEEFERKQRRATASDTGSIDLATLRRSFRLGRAMLVTTVSDIGDSMIFACIRHQAQTAAVTKANTYRLGANFIGRICSFEGCRKFLFAQVRGGYQAGQDATSVAA comes from the exons ATGAAAACGTCTCCCAGGTTGAAAGCGATAATCGGCACATTCTTTGGTACTGGCGTAGCCCTCATAGCTCATGCAATTGGGATGTGGCGTGATGAGAAATCAAGGACGGCGACACTGGCAAGTCGCCGTTCGCGAGCAATTTTGGCCAGTACAGCTTTCGCCGCAGGTATCGGCGAACTTTATACCAACACCGCTGCGGGTAACGCTTCAACACACATCGCCTTTACGATCTACACAGGGATGCGGGATCTAATGGTCCAATCACGACTGAGGCTGCATAACCCAAACACGTCTGGTATAAAGCCTGACTGGACACACTTCAGCATCATGATGTTCCTAATGACTATAATTGCGGGGCTGGTCAACTTTGGCATGTCAACACTAGCATCTCCTTCAGGACAGGCTGCCTGGACTGCTAGATCGAGCTTTACCGAACAGCTGAAGCATGCTGTAATACGCGGGATTTTGAATCTGATTGGTGAAGTTGGTGATGACTTTCTATTCCAAGTCATCCCTTCTATACGCTCGCATTTCAAGGGCGTTGAGAATCCTCATGTACTCCGGCTAAGTCTCAAGGATGTCGGTTATCAAAAGGGTTACCTTACAAACGCGGCATTGGGTCCATGGGCCGCGCGAACAGGCCTCTTGGCGACAACTCTCGCTTTACTAGGCATTGCGTCGCCATGCCTTGCACATAATGCAAGGCTTTTGGAAGGAGTTTCTGATTTAATAGTTGGTGTTACCAATGGGCCGCTCTATGAGCCCTTTGCGAATTCAGTTTCGGGACAGCCGGATCCCGTCTGCAACCCATGCAGCAGTGACGAGGAGAgccagaagcagaaggagTGTAGTCAAAacgatgatgctgctagTATACGCAGCTATATGCACCCAAATATCGATATGACAAACTGTGCAGAGGTCAAGTGGGAAGAAAgtcaagggcatcatcaACCGGACTATACAGAACCTTACGACGAAaaagcctcttctttccaacCACAAAGAGGTGGACTGCCAAAAATAGATGAATGCGCATCGTTGCAGTCATTTGCCTCCCCATCGCCAAGATTAGTTGGCTTTTGTAACATAGAAACGCCCAAAAATAGCG CCATAATCATAGATACTAGGAATGCAATGAGAAACGATTGGGACGATGAAGTTACTGCTTCGGAAGAAGAGTTCGAACGAAAACAACGacgagcaacagcaagcGACACTGGAAGTATTGACCTTGCTACATTACGACGCAGTTTCCGACTCGGAAGGGCCATGTTGGTCACCACGGTATCGGATATTGGCGATTCCATGATATTTGCGTGTATACGGCACCAAGCACAGACAGCTGCTGTAACAAAGGCCAATACGTACAGGCTCGGAGCCAATTTCATTGGCAGAATTTGTTCTTTTGAGGGTTGCCGCAAATTCCTTTTCGCCCAAGTGAGGGGGGGCTATCAAGCTGGGCAAGATGCTACAAGCGTTGCAGCCTAA
- a CDS encoding uncharacterized protein (EggNog:ENOG41) translates to MFQVLFDSSEMSEVSPPSRQKAVRACAACQKYKRRCDKALPGCSLCTRLRRYCDYTNRQTENELKTRIQELESLVTNHVTKVSPQALSTPASSSQGTGSLPTSQTATSFYPASLRFQKLFLDSDIKTRPDAPPPPSSDMIPAAALSYLSDQAQSATVMSQYFETVHKWMPIISRVRLTSLADVELNSRPRADFALLLLTMKLIQQVPGSSSDAVRDPLYLCTKEFAASLDIAGVYTLLKLQAQLLIAVYEMGHGIFPAAYVSVGCCVTQAMTLGIHNREAPQILEQPRTWVDWEERQRIWWFIVILERYVNSVGDNRPLLSADPQTTSHLPVDDDAWDSGHAMYPERLILSSSKHLSASPFARLAQASHLQGEVIKHCNDETQSLAHVKNSVEMLSQVLLSFLEVISKDRASMMHFYSSVGVCLSALMKLCDYHSCDSFAIYNDRSLDVSELALAREIALTCQSIMKDCIVKAMSFLNVLREMIQEADLASLSPWFLDSLYQCLANIVYLMATSPAVEASRFSSQASLCLDLLQTANQRWNVAGAYLETIDLIEKELKSGRY, encoded by the exons ATGTTTCAAGTGCT GTTCGATTCATCTGAAATGAGCGAGGTTTCGCCTCCATCCAGGCAAAAGGCTGTACGAGCCTGCGCCGCTTGCCAAAAGTACAAGAGACGCTGCGACAAGGCCTTGCCGGGCTGTTCTTTATGCACCAG ACTGCGCCGGTATTGCGATTATACCAATCGGCAAACGGAGAATGAGCTCAAAACTCGCATTCAGGAGCTCGAGTCGCTCGTCACTAATCACGTCACAAAAGTCTCTCCTCAGGCTCTATCCACGCCGGCATCTTCGAGCCAAGGGACTGGCAGCTTGCCGACGTCGCAAACAGCGACTTCTTTCTATCCAGCTTCCCTACGCTTCCAGAAGCTTTTTCTAGATTCAGATATCAAGACCCGTCCAGAtgctcctccaccgccatCCAGCGACATGATccctgctgccgctctctCCTATCTGAGTGATCAAGCACAGAGCGCCACCGTCATGTCACAGTACTTTGAAACCGTCCACAAGTGGATGCCCATTATCAGTCGAGTCCGCTTAACCTCTTTGGCCGACGTAGAGCTTAATAGCCGCCCCAGAGCTGATTTCGCGCTGTTACTCCTGACTATGAAACTCATCCAACAGGTGCCGGGAAGCTCGTCCGACGCGGTCAGAGATCCTTTGTACTTATGCACTAAAGAATTTGCAGCTTCTTTAGATATTGCAGGCGTATATACACTACTCAAACTTCAGGCTCAGCTACTTATTGCCGTTTATGAGATGGGCCACGGTATTTTCCCGGCTGCCTATGTTTCTGTGGGGTGTTGCGTTACCCAAGCCATGACCCTCGGCATCCATAATCGAGAAGCACCTCAGATCTTAGAACAACCACGCACTTGGGTAGACTGGGAAGAAAGACAACGAATCTGGTGGTTTATTGTAATCCTCGAACG ATATGTCAACTCTGTAGGAGACAACAGACCTCTTTTATCTGCCGATCCGCAGACTACATCTCACCTACCTGTAGATGATGACGCTTGGGACTCCGGC CATGCAATGTATCCTGAACGGCTTATTCTATCCTCATCGAAACATCTCTCTGCAAGTCCATTCGCCCGTCTTGCTCAAGCATCCCATCTACAAGGAGAAGTCATCAAACACTGCAACGACGAGACGCAGAGTCTAGCGCATGTGAAGAATAGCGTTGAAATGCTTAGCCAAGTATTATTGAGCTTCTTAGAAGTCATCAGCAAGGACAGAGCTAGCATGATGCATTTCTATAGCTCTGTGGGTGTTTGTTTAAG CGCATTGATGAAGCTTTGCGACTACCATTCCTGCGACTCATTTGCTATTTATAACGACAGATCCCTAGATGTATCAGAATTAGCCCTCGCTCGCGAGATAGCACTAACGTGCCAGAGCATAATGAAGGACTGCATTGTCAAGGCAATGTCGTTTCTAAATGTCCTCAGGGAGATGATACAAGAGGCAGACCTCGCCAGCTTGTCGCCTTGGTTCTTGGATAGTTTGTATCAATGTCTTGCTAATATTGTATACCTGATGGCTACATCTCCCGCTGTGGAAGCGTCAAGATTTTCTTCTCAGGCATCCCTCTGTCTCGACCTTTTACAAACGGCGAATCAAAGATGGAACGTGGCAG GAGCATACCTTGAAACGATCGATCTAATAGAAAAGGAGTTAAAATCAGGCAGATATTAG
- a CDS encoding uncharacterized protein (EggNog:ENOG41), whose translation MSEVSPPSRQKAVRACAACQKYKRRCDKALPGCSLCTRLRRYCDYTNRQTENELKTRIQELESLVTNHVTKVSPQALSTPASSSQGTGSLPTSQTATSFYPASLRFQKLFLDSDIKTRPDAPPPPSSDMIPAAALSYLSDQAQSATVMSQYFETVHKWMPIISRVRLTSLADVELNSRPRADFALLLLTMKLIQQVPGSSSDAVRDPLYLCTKEFAASLDIAGVYTLLKLQAQLLIAVYEMGHGIFPAAYVSVGCCVTQAMTLGIHNREAPQILEQPRTWVDWEERQRIWWFIVILERYVNSVGDNRPLLSADPQTTSHLPVDDDAWDSGHAMYPERLILSSSKHLSASPFARLAQASHLQGEVIKHCNDETQSLAHVKNSVEMLSQVLLSFLEVISKDRASMMHFYSSVGVCLSALMKLCDYHSCDSFAIYNDRSLDVSELALAREIALTCQSIMKDCIVKAMSFLNVLREMIQEADLASLSPWFLDSLYQCLANIVYLMATSPAVEASRFSSQASLCLDLLQTANQRWNVAGAYLETIDLIEKELKSGRY comes from the exons ATGAGCGAGGTTTCGCCTCCATCCAGGCAAAAGGCTGTACGAGCCTGCGCCGCTTGCCAAAAGTACAAGAGACGCTGCGACAAGGCCTTGCCGGGCTGTTCTTTATGCACCAG ACTGCGCCGGTATTGCGATTATACCAATCGGCAAACGGAGAATGAGCTCAAAACTCGCATTCAGGAGCTCGAGTCGCTCGTCACTAATCACGTCACAAAAGTCTCTCCTCAGGCTCTATCCACGCCGGCATCTTCGAGCCAAGGGACTGGCAGCTTGCCGACGTCGCAAACAGCGACTTCTTTCTATCCAGCTTCCCTACGCTTCCAGAAGCTTTTTCTAGATTCAGATATCAAGACCCGTCCAGAtgctcctccaccgccatCCAGCGACATGATccctgctgccgctctctCCTATCTGAGTGATCAAGCACAGAGCGCCACCGTCATGTCACAGTACTTTGAAACCGTCCACAAGTGGATGCCCATTATCAGTCGAGTCCGCTTAACCTCTTTGGCCGACGTAGAGCTTAATAGCCGCCCCAGAGCTGATTTCGCGCTGTTACTCCTGACTATGAAACTCATCCAACAGGTGCCGGGAAGCTCGTCCGACGCGGTCAGAGATCCTTTGTACTTATGCACTAAAGAATTTGCAGCTTCTTTAGATATTGCAGGCGTATATACACTACTCAAACTTCAGGCTCAGCTACTTATTGCCGTTTATGAGATGGGCCACGGTATTTTCCCGGCTGCCTATGTTTCTGTGGGGTGTTGCGTTACCCAAGCCATGACCCTCGGCATCCATAATCGAGAAGCACCTCAGATCTTAGAACAACCACGCACTTGGGTAGACTGGGAAGAAAGACAACGAATCTGGTGGTTTATTGTAATCCTCGAACG ATATGTCAACTCTGTAGGAGACAACAGACCTCTTTTATCTGCCGATCCGCAGACTACATCTCACCTACCTGTAGATGATGACGCTTGGGACTCCGGC CATGCAATGTATCCTGAACGGCTTATTCTATCCTCATCGAAACATCTCTCTGCAAGTCCATTCGCCCGTCTTGCTCAAGCATCCCATCTACAAGGAGAAGTCATCAAACACTGCAACGACGAGACGCAGAGTCTAGCGCATGTGAAGAATAGCGTTGAAATGCTTAGCCAAGTATTATTGAGCTTCTTAGAAGTCATCAGCAAGGACAGAGCTAGCATGATGCATTTCTATAGCTCTGTGGGTGTTTGTTTAAG CGCATTGATGAAGCTTTGCGACTACCATTCCTGCGACTCATTTGCTATTTATAACGACAGATCCCTAGATGTATCAGAATTAGCCCTCGCTCGCGAGATAGCACTAACGTGCCAGAGCATAATGAAGGACTGCATTGTCAAGGCAATGTCGTTTCTAAATGTCCTCAGGGAGATGATACAAGAGGCAGACCTCGCCAGCTTGTCGCCTTGGTTCTTGGATAGTTTGTATCAATGTCTTGCTAATATTGTATACCTGATGGCTACATCTCCCGCTGTGGAAGCGTCAAGATTTTCTTCTCAGGCATCCCTCTGTCTCGACCTTTTACAAACGGCGAATCAAAGATGGAACGTGGCAG GAGCATACCTTGAAACGATCGATCTAATAGAAAAGGAGTTAAAATCAGGCAGATATTAG